One window of the Silurus meridionalis isolate SWU-2019-XX chromosome 24, ASM1480568v1, whole genome shotgun sequence genome contains the following:
- the LOC124378361 gene encoding adhesion G protein-coupled receptor E3-like isoform X3 produces MTFFFKRISVLLLMAVITCDTKFDEGLTIPEHCQDDVTVKCAQELLNQIENKTSQELPQESVENYLNIMMNITSLVKENTTDQDLILYGNDVLDFTEELVSKLVKETDDIQSISIPLQSLEVQVIELELNSSVSKIPSLTTTTASMDIQVTGIPNKSNVAVVLMSFTNMAAILHASFFNAFVYTTKTIISPVVSAKLLQVSGFTTIFSKVNFTLKHVDELDPKGFLSCVYWNRKEWVEDGCNIRRINRTHTLCSCDHLGTFATIQKTFDVTYVYYLNLSRVSSNQGEGLSCKWFILIGYLIPLVLVVMRGIVSHGICKHSNCSVYMFIIDVFAYIPFFIISALILILHIISIIIIILNLIRLKNQNLLRTNSNDTKLIMSVLFKSLAQFFIFGCPWLAYFFVTGDVFFTVNLICIQQGVFIFLFHCLLNPEVRQQYRKFLCAICSFNNCSPAAADDVNVHRLITVSHVTIRDEIPG; encoded by the exons atgacctttttttttaaaa GAATCTCTGTTCTGTTACTAATGGCAGTTATAACTTGTGATACAAAATTTG ATGAGGGTCTCACAATACCAGAACATTGCCAG GATGATGTAACAGTAAAGTGTGCACAGGAGCTGCTGAACCAAATCGAGAACAAGACATCTCAAGAGCTTCCACAGGAA AGTGTGGAAAATTATTTGAACATCATGATGAACATTACAAGTTTAGTAAAAGAAAACACTACTGACCAGGATCTAATACTGTATGGAAATGATGTTCTGGACTTCACTGAAGAACTGGTGTCTAAACTAGTGAAGGAAACAGACGACATCCAGTCCATCAGCATCCCTCTACAATCTTTAG AGGTTCAGGTAATTGAGCTTGAACTAAACTCCAGTGTGAGTAAAATCCCCTCTCTCACCACAACCACTGCTTCTATGGATATCCAGGTCACAGGAATCCCGAACAAAAGCAACG TTGCTGTTGTCTTGATGAGCTTCACCAACATGGCAGCCATCCTGCATGCTAGCTTCTTCAATGCATTTGTATATACAACAAAAACCATAATATCTCCTGTGGTGTCAGCGAAACTTCTCCAAGTATCTGGCTTCACTACAATCTTCTCTAAAGTCAACTTCACCCTCAAGCATGTAGAT GAGTTGGACCCTAAAGGCTTTCTCTCCTGTGTGTACTGGAATAGAAAAGAATGGGTTGAAGATGGTTGTAACATCAGAAGGATAAACAGAACTCACACTCTGTGCTCTTGTGATCATCTGGGTACTTTTGCTACCATCCAGAAGACTTTCGATGTTACTTACGTTTACTATCTG AACCTGTCAAGGGTCAGCTCAAACCAGGGGGAGGGGCTTAGCTGCAAATGGTTCATTTTGATCGGATACTTAATTCCCCTGGTTCTGGTGGTCATGCGTGGCATAGTCAGTCATGGAATCTGCAAACATTCTAA ctgcaGTGTGTACATGTTTATAATAGATGTATTTGCATATATTCCTTTTTTCATCATTTCTGCA TTAATCTTGATCCTCCACATCATCTCCATTATCATCATAATCTTAAATCTGATTCGGCTGAAAAATCAGAACTTACTGAGGACTAACAGCAACGACACCAAACTGATAATGAGTGTGTTGTTTAAAAGTCTGGCTCAGTTTTTTATCTTCGGCTGCCCCTGGCTCGCCTACTTCTTCGTAACTGGAGATGTGTTTTTTACAGTGAATTTAATCTGCATCCAGCAGGGGGTCTTCATCTTTCTGTTCCACTGTCTCCTCAACCCAGAG GTCAGGCAGCAGTACAGGAAGTTCCTGTGTGCAATTTGCAGCTTCAACAATTGTAGCCCTGCTGCAGCAGATGACGTGAACGTTCACAGGCTTATTACTGTTAGTCATGTTACAATACGTGATGAGATCCCAGGATAA
- the LOC124378355 gene encoding zinc finger protein 750-like: MAAPNKEWKPKKPHYIPRPPGKPFKYHCFQCPFTCNEKSHLFNHMKYNLCKNSLSLLSKQGNISLNTVDEISMATSTTEEPRQSNVSVQADELKEMTKSQITDDQKAQPNDEARSNTSEEFLLPQRDPESNINADLLLTKTFSRTDEVKMAASSNKEEPKETSHNSAFSTVLPFQEGPILASHQQSKSLQHPFAPIYNPIPVHNSLPLDYKPKKQARETEPFYQGMEYPSYAFHYNLYPIHSSYSPYFLCGNYCNYLHSPPNFTPYLVDALQPRIHPLLPGQLLPMTSIPTITNPILDLSYRFHHSGPSVSMYPHQDPTHLTSCSGPEINQSTFAVHTGHATPGGFHLESNAKEGLVKQDPGIRVSQQTNIQMSSKIGYSPTGSPAGPNATGQTQKQLDVYGQVSPHYNCEEYDTKTLPDEDGSRHNSSTQLDSPEEQEVADDDVDDDGSPLNLSKKGPASEVPLNLSIKPTSDMPTSQTPTQGDIKNTTWEIMDARSVEEENDDSADEQKQTAAFALCQLAQWNLSEQTEGSEMSKHLIKTAETNANYVLNRHQNSSSPHNNSITNSPSDVPQNQIPANETAEMLASDSAETDSVKFTNPKPGVDVNCATSHSDSTPVYPSEFKPRGQTKAGRRGTQNAKRSRDLVPSNRVLRKRLRC; encoded by the exons ATGGCTGCCCCCAATAAGGAATGGAAACCGAAGAAACCTCACTACATTCCTCGACCCCCAGGGAAACCTTTTAAATATCACTGCTTTCAGTGCCCCTTCACCTGCAATGAAAAATCTCACTTGTTCAACCACATGAAGTACAATTTGTGTAAGAACTCACTTTCCCTTCTTTCTAAGCAAGGCAATATTTCCCTGAACACTGTTGATGAAATTAGCATGGCAACATCTACCACAGAGGAACCAAGGCAAAGTAATGTTTCAGTGCAAGCTGATGAGTTGAAAGAAATGACTAAATCCCAGATAACAGATGATCAAAAAGCCCAACCAAATGATGAAGCGAGGAGCAACACATCAGAGGAGTTCTTATTACCTCAGAGAGATCCAGAATCAAACATTAATGCAGATCTACTATTGACAAAGACATTCTCCAGGACTGATGAAGTGAAAATGGCAGCATCAAGCAATAAGGAAGAACCCAAGGAAACGTCACACAACTCTGCCTTTTCTACTGTTTTACCTTTTCAGGAAGGTCCAATATTAGCCAGTCATCAACAATCAAAGTCCCTCCAACATCCATTTGCTCCCATATACAACCCAATTCCTGTTCATAATTCATTGCCTCTTGActataaaccaaaaaaacaggCAAGAGAAACAGAACCTTTTTACCAAGGAATGGAGTACCCATCTTATGCCTTTCATTACAATTTATACCCCATACACTCTTCATATTCACCCTATTTCCTTTGTGGCAATTATTGCAATTATCTCCATTCTCCTCCCAATTTTACTCCTTACCTCGTGGATGCTCTACAACCCCGAATCCACCCTCTTTTACCAGGGCAACTTCTTCCAATGACCTCTATTCCAACAATAACAAATCCTATTTTAGACCTATCTTATAGATTCCACCATTCAGGTCCATCTGTTAGCATGTACCCCCATCAAGACCCGACCCATCTTACCTCATGTTCTGGTCCGGAAATAAACCAGTCTACATTTGCTGTACACACGGGTCATGCAACGCCTGGTGGTTTCCATCTTGAATCAAATGCTAAGGAAGGTTTAGTCAAGCAGGATCCTGGGATCAGAGTAAGCCAGCAAACCAACATTCAAATGAGTTCCAAAATTGGTTATTCTCCAACTGGGTCACCAGCTGGTCCAAATGCAACAGGTCAAACCCAGAAACAACTGGATGTATATGGTCAAGTGTCTCCACATTACAACTGTGAAGAGTATGACACTAAGACACTCCCAGATGAAGATGGATCCAGACACAACAGCTCTACACAATTAGAtag CCCAGAAGAACAGGAAGTAGCAGATGACGATGTCGATGATGATGGGTCCCCACTGAACCTCTCAAAGAAAGGGCCTGCTTCCGAGGTTCCTTTAAACCTTTCTATAAAACCAACATCTGATATGCCTACCTCGCAAACTCCGACGCAAGGAGATATTAAAAACACCACATGGGAAATTATGGATGCCAGATCAGTGGAAGAAGAAAACGATGATTCCGCAGATGAGCAAAAACAGACAGCTGCGTTCGCGTTATGTCAGCTAGCCCAGTGGAATCTGTCAGAACAGACAGAAGGCTCAGAGATGAGCAAACACTTAATCAAGACAGCTGAGACTAATGCTAACTATGTTCTGAACAGACATCAAAACAGTTCTTCACCTCATAATAACAGCATAACAAATAGCCCATCTGATGTTCCTCAAAACCAAATTCCAGCCAATGAAACTGCTGAAATGCTTGCCTCTGACAGCGCTGAAACAGATTCTGTTAAATTCACCAATCCAAAACCTGGCGTAGATGTTAACTGCGCCACATCGCATTCTGATAGCACACCGGTCTACCCTTCCGAATTCAAACCCAGAGGTCAGACAAAAGCTGGAAGGCGTGGAACACAAAATGCAAAGAGGAGCAGAGACTTGGTTCCTAGCAATCGCGTTCTCAGGAAACGACTTCGCTGTTAA
- the LOC124378361 gene encoding adhesion G protein-coupled receptor E2-like isoform X1, with protein MTFFFKRISVLLLMAVITCDTKFDEGLTIPEHCQDDVTVKCAQELLNQIENKTSQELPQESVENYLNIMMNITSLVKENTTDQDLILYGNDVLDFTEELVSKLVKETDDIQSISIPLQSLEVQVIELELNSSVSKIPSLTTTTASMDIQVTGIPNKSNVAVVLMSFTNMAAILHASFFNAFVYTTKTIISPVVSAKLLQVSGFTTIFSKVNFTLKHVDELDPKGFLSCVYWNRKEWVEDGCNIRRINRTHTLCSCDHLGTFATIQKTFDVTYVYYLMYSSWPSYIKAFAAVGMLFLSLSILTLAIYRPHKKVTNMTLINLCTSILLTMIFTLLTRNLLSNIFSQQLLFAVLDCVWLFFYLSSVMWMFNKAVLLFIFVKNLSRVSSNQGEGLSCKWFILIGYLIPLVLVVMRGIVSHGICKHSNCSVYMFIIDVFAYIPFFIISALILILHIISIIIIILNLIRLKNQNLLRTNSNDTKLIMSVLFKSLAQFFIFGCPWLAYFFVTGDVFFTVNLICIQQGVFIFLFHCLLNPEVRQQYRKFLCAICSFNNCSPAAADDVNVHRLITVSHVTIRDEIPG; from the exons atgacctttttttttaaaa GAATCTCTGTTCTGTTACTAATGGCAGTTATAACTTGTGATACAAAATTTG ATGAGGGTCTCACAATACCAGAACATTGCCAG GATGATGTAACAGTAAAGTGTGCACAGGAGCTGCTGAACCAAATCGAGAACAAGACATCTCAAGAGCTTCCACAGGAA AGTGTGGAAAATTATTTGAACATCATGATGAACATTACAAGTTTAGTAAAAGAAAACACTACTGACCAGGATCTAATACTGTATGGAAATGATGTTCTGGACTTCACTGAAGAACTGGTGTCTAAACTAGTGAAGGAAACAGACGACATCCAGTCCATCAGCATCCCTCTACAATCTTTAG AGGTTCAGGTAATTGAGCTTGAACTAAACTCCAGTGTGAGTAAAATCCCCTCTCTCACCACAACCACTGCTTCTATGGATATCCAGGTCACAGGAATCCCGAACAAAAGCAACG TTGCTGTTGTCTTGATGAGCTTCACCAACATGGCAGCCATCCTGCATGCTAGCTTCTTCAATGCATTTGTATATACAACAAAAACCATAATATCTCCTGTGGTGTCAGCGAAACTTCTCCAAGTATCTGGCTTCACTACAATCTTCTCTAAAGTCAACTTCACCCTCAAGCATGTAGAT GAGTTGGACCCTAAAGGCTTTCTCTCCTGTGTGTACTGGAATAGAAAAGAATGGGTTGAAGATGGTTGTAACATCAGAAGGATAAACAGAACTCACACTCTGTGCTCTTGTGATCATCTGGGTACTTTTGCTACCATCCAGAAGACTTTCGATGTTACTTACGTTTACTATCTG ATGTACAGTTCTTGGCCAAGTTATATAAAAGCGTTTGCAGCAGTAGGAATGTTGTTTCTGAGTTTATCGATACTCACTCTGGCCATTTATCGTCCTCACAAAAAAGTGACTAACATGACTCTGATAAACCTGTGCACGAGCATTCTCCTGACTATGATTTTTACATTGCTCACAAGAAATTTACTGTCCAATATATTCTCTCAACAG CTTTTGTTCGCAGTTCTAGATtgtgtttggttgtttttttatctctcaTCTGTTATGTGGATGTTCAATAAAGCTGTGCTGCTCTTCATTTTTGTGAAGAACCTGTCAAGGGTCAGCTCAAACCAGGGGGAGGGGCTTAGCTGCAAATGGTTCATTTTGATCGGATACTTAATTCCCCTGGTTCTGGTGGTCATGCGTGGCATAGTCAGTCATGGAATCTGCAAACATTCTAA ctgcaGTGTGTACATGTTTATAATAGATGTATTTGCATATATTCCTTTTTTCATCATTTCTGCA TTAATCTTGATCCTCCACATCATCTCCATTATCATCATAATCTTAAATCTGATTCGGCTGAAAAATCAGAACTTACTGAGGACTAACAGCAACGACACCAAACTGATAATGAGTGTGTTGTTTAAAAGTCTGGCTCAGTTTTTTATCTTCGGCTGCCCCTGGCTCGCCTACTTCTTCGTAACTGGAGATGTGTTTTTTACAGTGAATTTAATCTGCATCCAGCAGGGGGTCTTCATCTTTCTGTTCCACTGTCTCCTCAACCCAGAG GTCAGGCAGCAGTACAGGAAGTTCCTGTGTGCAATTTGCAGCTTCAACAATTGTAGCCCTGCTGCAGCAGATGACGTGAACGTTCACAGGCTTATTACTGTTAGTCATGTTACAATACGTGATGAGATCCCAGGATAA
- the LOC124378361 gene encoding adhesion G protein-coupled receptor E2-like isoform X2, giving the protein MTFFFKRISVLLLMAVITCDTKFDEGLTIPEHCQDDVTVKCAQELLNQIENKTSQELPQESVENYLNIMMNITSLVKENTTDQDLILYGNDVLDFTEELVSKLVKETDDIQSISIPLQSLEVQVIELELNSSVSKIPSLTTTTASMDIQVTGIPNKSNVAVVLMSFTNMAAILHASFFNAFVYTTKTIISPVVSAKLLQVSGFTTIFSKVNFTLKHVDELDPKGFLSCVYWNRKEWVEDGCNIRRINRTHTLCSCDHLGTFATIQKTFDVTYVYYLMYSSWPSYIKAFAAVGMLFLSLSILTLAIYRPHKKVTNMTLINLCTSILLTMIFTLLTRNLLSNIFSQQLLFAVLDCVWLFFYLSSVMWMFNKAVLLFIFVKNLSRVSSNQGEGLSCKWFILIGYLIPLVLVVMRGIVSHGICKHSNCSVYMFIIDVFAYIPFFIISALILILHIISIIIIILNLIRLKNQNLLRTNSNDTKLIMMNLICIQQGVFIFLFHCLLNPEVRQQYRKFLCAICSFNNCSPAAADDVNVHRLITVSHVTIRDEIPG; this is encoded by the exons atgacctttttttttaaaa GAATCTCTGTTCTGTTACTAATGGCAGTTATAACTTGTGATACAAAATTTG ATGAGGGTCTCACAATACCAGAACATTGCCAG GATGATGTAACAGTAAAGTGTGCACAGGAGCTGCTGAACCAAATCGAGAACAAGACATCTCAAGAGCTTCCACAGGAA AGTGTGGAAAATTATTTGAACATCATGATGAACATTACAAGTTTAGTAAAAGAAAACACTACTGACCAGGATCTAATACTGTATGGAAATGATGTTCTGGACTTCACTGAAGAACTGGTGTCTAAACTAGTGAAGGAAACAGACGACATCCAGTCCATCAGCATCCCTCTACAATCTTTAG AGGTTCAGGTAATTGAGCTTGAACTAAACTCCAGTGTGAGTAAAATCCCCTCTCTCACCACAACCACTGCTTCTATGGATATCCAGGTCACAGGAATCCCGAACAAAAGCAACG TTGCTGTTGTCTTGATGAGCTTCACCAACATGGCAGCCATCCTGCATGCTAGCTTCTTCAATGCATTTGTATATACAACAAAAACCATAATATCTCCTGTGGTGTCAGCGAAACTTCTCCAAGTATCTGGCTTCACTACAATCTTCTCTAAAGTCAACTTCACCCTCAAGCATGTAGAT GAGTTGGACCCTAAAGGCTTTCTCTCCTGTGTGTACTGGAATAGAAAAGAATGGGTTGAAGATGGTTGTAACATCAGAAGGATAAACAGAACTCACACTCTGTGCTCTTGTGATCATCTGGGTACTTTTGCTACCATCCAGAAGACTTTCGATGTTACTTACGTTTACTATCTG ATGTACAGTTCTTGGCCAAGTTATATAAAAGCGTTTGCAGCAGTAGGAATGTTGTTTCTGAGTTTATCGATACTCACTCTGGCCATTTATCGTCCTCACAAAAAAGTGACTAACATGACTCTGATAAACCTGTGCACGAGCATTCTCCTGACTATGATTTTTACATTGCTCACAAGAAATTTACTGTCCAATATATTCTCTCAACAG CTTTTGTTCGCAGTTCTAGATtgtgtttggttgtttttttatctctcaTCTGTTATGTGGATGTTCAATAAAGCTGTGCTGCTCTTCATTTTTGTGAAGAACCTGTCAAGGGTCAGCTCAAACCAGGGGGAGGGGCTTAGCTGCAAATGGTTCATTTTGATCGGATACTTAATTCCCCTGGTTCTGGTGGTCATGCGTGGCATAGTCAGTCATGGAATCTGCAAACATTCTAA ctgcaGTGTGTACATGTTTATAATAGATGTATTTGCATATATTCCTTTTTTCATCATTTCTGCA TTAATCTTGATCCTCCACATCATCTCCATTATCATCATAATCTTAAATCTGATTCGGCTGAAAAATCAGAACTTACTGAGGACTAACAGCAACGACACCAAACTGATAATGA TGAATTTAATCTGCATCCAGCAGGGGGTCTTCATCTTTCTGTTCCACTGTCTCCTCAACCCAGAG GTCAGGCAGCAGTACAGGAAGTTCCTGTGTGCAATTTGCAGCTTCAACAATTGTAGCCCTGCTGCAGCAGATGACGTGAACGTTCACAGGCTTATTACTGTTAGTCATGTTACAATACGTGATGAGATCCCAGGATAA
- the epn3b gene encoding epsin-3 isoform X2, translating to MTTSALRRQVKNIVHNYSEAEVKVREATSNDPWGPSSSLMSEIAELTFSVAAFSEVMAMVWKRLNDHGKNWRHVYKALTLLDYLAKTGSERVAQQCRENAFTIQTLRDFQFVDRDGRDQGVNVREKAKQLVALLRDEDRLRHERALALKTKERLASAGGGGGSGTAPASYPSRRSSQPSMAALYGEEFSRSRGSPSSFTSSPSSPRASDLEHSRPQTSGEEELQLQLALAMSRESAMIHLVDIFGPSGPSGPSGPIEQSDAPTSDDLWDAQPSCPVTSDPWESVSVVNTSTPVVGSPWKSHPSSSSPDHQWVKTQSPLDPWGGLPTKTTSKASEKPWRSPVRPASAGVDPFTIHEEEEPGVRRPNSVFSPRCESPADIDPFSDLVVGGQVNGRVEASSVTFDQSHLGPPLDSVTPRKCCTPEAFLGPTAASLINLDTLIPSKQQSQTHTPNPANVPTKSKNPFLSGLSTPSPTNPFHCDQRRLTLNQMRPNSTSPLPAHALPGALPYSASLPLPSSQNAPQPPDLPPNLPQPLLPLSSMPRLQTAPQLQSHSNNPFL from the exons ATGACTACCTCAGCCCTGCGGCGGCAGGTAAAAAACATCGTCCACAACTACTCAGAGGCCGAAGTAAAAGTGCGTGAGGCGACCTCTAATGACCCCTGGGGTCCATCCAGCTCTCTGATGTCGGAGATCGCCGAGCTGACATTCAGTGTTGCTGCTTTTAGCGAGGTCATGGCCATGGTGTGGAAACGCCTCAACGATCACGGCAAGAACTGGAGGCACGTCTACAAG GCCCTGACCCTGCTTGATTACTTGGCTAAGACCGGTTCGGAGCGCGTAGCGCAGCAATGCCGTGAAAACGCCTTCACCATTCAGACGCTTCGTGACTTTCAGTTCGTGGACCGGGACGGGCGCGATCAGGGCGTGAACGTGCGAGAGAAGGCCAAGCAGCTGGTAGCGTTGTTAAGGGATGAGGACAGGCTCCGTCACGAGAGGGCACTGGCGCTCAAGACCAAAGAGCGGTTAGCaagcgcaggaggaggaggaggttcaGGCACAGCACCTGCTTCATACCCCAGTAGGAGGAGCAGCCAGCCAAGCATGGCAGCACTGTACGGAGAGGAGTTCAGCCGCTCCAGAGGGTCTCCATCCTCCTTTACCT CATCCCCCTCGTCTCCAAGAGCCTCTGATCTGGAGCACTCACGGCCTCAAACCAGCGGAGAGGAAGAGCTGCAGCTACAGCTGGCACTTGCGATGAGTCGAGag TCAGCCATGATTCATCTAGTCGATATATTTGGACCATCTGGGCCATCTGGACCATCTGGACCAATTGAACAATCCGACGCACCAACCAGTGATGATCTCTGGGATGCCCAGCCCTCCTGCCCTGTAACTTCTGATCCCTGGGAGTCTGTTT CTGTGGTTAATACCAGTACACCTGTAGTTGGAAGTCCTTGGAAATCCCACCCCTCTTCCAGTAGCCCAGATCATCAGTGGGTTAAGACCCAATCTCCTCTGGACCCATGGGGAGGACTGCCCACTAAGACCACATCTAAAGCCTCAGAAAAACCCTGGAGGAGTCCTGTTCGGCCAG CCTCAGCAGGAGTCGACCCATTTACCATTCATGAGGAAGAGGAACCTGGAGTCAGACGACCTAACAGTGTGTTTAGCCCTCGTTGTGAGAGTCCAGCAg ATATAGACCCATTTTCTGACCTGGTGGTGGGTGGGCAGGTAAACGGCAGAGTCGAGGCAAGTTCGGTGACCTTTGACCAGTCTCATCTTGGGCCCCCACTGGATTCAGTGACTCCCAGAAAGTGCTGCACACCTGAGGCTTTCTTGGGTCCTACTGCTGCATCACTCATCAACCTAGACACACTCATTCCATCAAAACAAcagtctcaaacacacacacccaacccTGCCAATGTACCAACCAAGAGCAAGAATCCCTTCCTCTCAG gtCTAAGCACTCCCTCGCCCACTAACCCGTTCCACTGTGACCAGCGCAGACTAACTTTGAATCAGATGCGTCCGAACTCCACCTCCCCATTGCCGGCCCATGCTTTGCCCGGTGCTCTTCCCTACAGTGCCTCTCTTCCTCTGCCTTCATCCCAAAATGCACCCCAGCCTCCAGACCTACCCCCTAACCTTCCCCAGCCCTTGTTGCCCCTCTCATCAATGCCCCGCCTCCAAACAGCCCCCCAGCTCCAGAGCCACAGCAACAACCCTTTTCTCTGA
- the epn3b gene encoding epsin-3 isoform X1 codes for MTTSALRRQVKNIVHNYSEAEVKVREATSNDPWGPSSSLMSEIAELTFSVAAFSEVMAMVWKRLNDHGKNWRHVYKALTLLDYLAKTGSERVAQQCRENAFTIQTLRDFQFVDRDGRDQGVNVREKAKQLVALLRDEDRLRHERALALKTKERLASAGGGGGSGTAPASYPSRRSSQPSMAALYGEEFSRSRGSPSSFTSSPSSPRASDLEHSRPQTSGEEELQLQLALAMSREEQRKGQDDETQDEKAVDMSRRGSDSRHGESAMIHLVDIFGPSGPSGPSGPIEQSDAPTSDDLWDAQPSCPVTSDPWESVSVVNTSTPVVGSPWKSHPSSSSPDHQWVKTQSPLDPWGGLPTKTTSKASEKPWRSPVRPASAGVDPFTIHEEEEPGVRRPNSVFSPRCESPADIDPFSDLVVGGQVNGRVEASSVTFDQSHLGPPLDSVTPRKCCTPEAFLGPTAASLINLDTLIPSKQQSQTHTPNPANVPTKSKNPFLSGLSTPSPTNPFHCDQRRLTLNQMRPNSTSPLPAHALPGALPYSASLPLPSSQNAPQPPDLPPNLPQPLLPLSSMPRLQTAPQLQSHSNNPFL; via the exons ATGACTACCTCAGCCCTGCGGCGGCAGGTAAAAAACATCGTCCACAACTACTCAGAGGCCGAAGTAAAAGTGCGTGAGGCGACCTCTAATGACCCCTGGGGTCCATCCAGCTCTCTGATGTCGGAGATCGCCGAGCTGACATTCAGTGTTGCTGCTTTTAGCGAGGTCATGGCCATGGTGTGGAAACGCCTCAACGATCACGGCAAGAACTGGAGGCACGTCTACAAG GCCCTGACCCTGCTTGATTACTTGGCTAAGACCGGTTCGGAGCGCGTAGCGCAGCAATGCCGTGAAAACGCCTTCACCATTCAGACGCTTCGTGACTTTCAGTTCGTGGACCGGGACGGGCGCGATCAGGGCGTGAACGTGCGAGAGAAGGCCAAGCAGCTGGTAGCGTTGTTAAGGGATGAGGACAGGCTCCGTCACGAGAGGGCACTGGCGCTCAAGACCAAAGAGCGGTTAGCaagcgcaggaggaggaggaggttcaGGCACAGCACCTGCTTCATACCCCAGTAGGAGGAGCAGCCAGCCAAGCATGGCAGCACTGTACGGAGAGGAGTTCAGCCGCTCCAGAGGGTCTCCATCCTCCTTTACCT CATCCCCCTCGTCTCCAAGAGCCTCTGATCTGGAGCACTCACGGCCTCAAACCAGCGGAGAGGAAGAGCTGCAGCTACAGCTGGCACTTGCGATGAGTCGAGag GAGCAGCGCAAAGGTCAGGATGATGAAACCCAAGATGAGAAAGCTGTAGATATGAGCAGGAGAGGCAGTGACTCTAGACATGGGGAG TCAGCCATGATTCATCTAGTCGATATATTTGGACCATCTGGGCCATCTGGACCATCTGGACCAATTGAACAATCCGACGCACCAACCAGTGATGATCTCTGGGATGCCCAGCCCTCCTGCCCTGTAACTTCTGATCCCTGGGAGTCTGTTT CTGTGGTTAATACCAGTACACCTGTAGTTGGAAGTCCTTGGAAATCCCACCCCTCTTCCAGTAGCCCAGATCATCAGTGGGTTAAGACCCAATCTCCTCTGGACCCATGGGGAGGACTGCCCACTAAGACCACATCTAAAGCCTCAGAAAAACCCTGGAGGAGTCCTGTTCGGCCAG CCTCAGCAGGAGTCGACCCATTTACCATTCATGAGGAAGAGGAACCTGGAGTCAGACGACCTAACAGTGTGTTTAGCCCTCGTTGTGAGAGTCCAGCAg ATATAGACCCATTTTCTGACCTGGTGGTGGGTGGGCAGGTAAACGGCAGAGTCGAGGCAAGTTCGGTGACCTTTGACCAGTCTCATCTTGGGCCCCCACTGGATTCAGTGACTCCCAGAAAGTGCTGCACACCTGAGGCTTTCTTGGGTCCTACTGCTGCATCACTCATCAACCTAGACACACTCATTCCATCAAAACAAcagtctcaaacacacacacccaacccTGCCAATGTACCAACCAAGAGCAAGAATCCCTTCCTCTCAG gtCTAAGCACTCCCTCGCCCACTAACCCGTTCCACTGTGACCAGCGCAGACTAACTTTGAATCAGATGCGTCCGAACTCCACCTCCCCATTGCCGGCCCATGCTTTGCCCGGTGCTCTTCCCTACAGTGCCTCTCTTCCTCTGCCTTCATCCCAAAATGCACCCCAGCCTCCAGACCTACCCCCTAACCTTCCCCAGCCCTTGTTGCCCCTCTCATCAATGCCCCGCCTCCAAACAGCCCCCCAGCTCCAGAGCCACAGCAACAACCCTTTTCTCTGA